GGCGGAAGCGATATTAATGCCGAAACCCTTCACAAAGAAGTGCTGAACTACGAATACATCAAGATCGCCGCAAGGAACTACAAATAAAATACAAGATCATGGCTTCTAATAAAAATATAAACATCAACCTGAAAATATGGCGCCAGAAGGATGCCAAAACAAAAGGTAAAATAGAAACATACAAACTGGACAATGTTTCGACTGACAGCTCTTTCCTTGAAATGCTGGACCAGTTGAATGAACAGTTGGTGAACAACAGGCAGGAGCCTGTGGCTTTCGACCACGATTGCCGCGAAGGTATCTGCGGTATGTGCTCGCTGTACATTAACGGACGCGCACACGGGCCGGATACTGCTATTACTACCTGCCAGCTGCACATGCGCTCATTTAAGGACGGTGACACGATTTATGTAGAGCCGTGGAGGTCTAAGGCCTTCCCGGTAATAAAAGACCTTGTTGTAGACCGCAGCGCATTTGACAGGATACAGCAGGCGGGCGGATTCGTTTCG
Above is a genomic segment from Flavobacterium album containing:
- a CDS encoding succinate dehydrogenase/fumarate reductase iron-sulfur subunit, with product MASNKNININLKIWRQKDAKTKGKIETYKLDNVSTDSSFLEMLDQLNEQLVNNRQEPVAFDHDCREGICGMCSLYINGRAHGPDTAITTCQLHMRSFKDGDTIYVEPWRSKAFPVIKDLVVDRSAFDRIQQAGGFVSVNTSGRTIDANATPVPKHDADRSFEAAACIGCGACVASCKNGSAMLFAGAIVSKFALLPQGKVEATQRVMNIVRQMDEEGFGNCTNTGACEVECPKGISLENIARMNREYLFATLK